CAAGAGTCGTACAGCGTCGCTTCGCGCTGGGTCGCCGCTTCGCACGGGGGCTTGGCTGCGGGTTGCGCCTCCCGAAAATTGTCCTCCTGTGATATAATCGCAAAGTTGACTGCGCCATAAGCCGATAAACGTCATGCGTTAACAGGCAGAACGCAGTGCTGGAGGAGTCCCAATGAAGAAGAACATTCACCCCAAAGTCGTTCCCTGCAAGATCATCTACCAGGGTCAAGTTGTGATGGAAACCTACTCCACCAAGCCCGAAATTCACGTGGACGTGTGGAGTGGTGTGCACCCCTTCTGGACTGGCGAAGACCGCTTCGTCGATACCGAAGGTCGTGTGGACAAGTTCACCAAGCGCTTTGGTGACAGCTACCGCAACAAGAAGAAGTAAACCCCTGAATTCACCTTCAGGCTTTACTGCTGAGAAAATCCCCGGGAAACCGGGGATTTTGCTTTTGGTTTTTGATGGGGGGTGGTTTCATCCAGCTCTGGGCAGGTGCCTGGAGACCTTCAGGCGTGCTTTAAGTTCTGCAATGCGGGGTTGAAATTCGATCAGGCCCAGAC
The sequence above is drawn from the Deinococcus cellulosilyticus NBRC 106333 = KACC 11606 genome and encodes:
- the rpmE gene encoding 50S ribosomal protein L31, whose protein sequence is MKKNIHPKVVPCKIIYQGQVVMETYSTKPEIHVDVWSGVHPFWTGEDRFVDTEGRVDKFTKRFGDSYRNKKK